A stretch of DNA from Methylobacterium sp. CB376:
GATCGCCCGCTCGCGCCGGGGCGCCGCCCAGGCCTCGCGCAGGGCGGCAGCCCTCGGCTCGCGCAGGTCCAGGACGGCGCGGGGGAGGCCCGCCGCCCGGAACAGGGCCTCGTGGCTGTCCTCGCGCACCGGCCGCACGGTCATCACTTCCATGGGCTCGTCCCAGTCGTGGGCGGCCGCCACGGTCCCGCGATCGGTGGCGAAGCCGACCAGCACCGCGTCCTCGCCGTAGGCGGTCTTGGCGAGTTCGCCGATGTTGAACTCGCCCTCCCAGCCCATCGCGGTCGCGCCCGCATGGCCGATATGCGAGTTGTGCGCCCAGACCACCGCCTTGGCGTGCCGCCCCATCAGGTGCTGGAGCGTGTCGAACATGTGACGGTCGCGGATGTTCCACGACTCGACCGAGCCGCGATACATGATGCGGTAATACTGCTCGGCCGCCCGCACGATGCGGGCGTTCTGGGCCGCGTCCAGGTAGGAATCCGGGTCGTCGGCCGCGTAGGCGGCGCGCTTCTCCTGCAGGTCCCGCAGGATCGCGGCGACCGCGTCCTCGCAGGGATGCTTGGCGCCGAACATCACCTCGCGCCCGTAGCGCTCGGGCTTGGCGTGCCAGGGCGAGAGGCAGCCGTAGCGCTCGCGCGCCTGCCGGGCGGCGGCGGGGTCGACCCGGTCGAGGTAGTCGAGCACCGCCGCCATCGAGGCGCCGAGGCTGTAGACGTCGAGGCCGCGCACGCGCACCTGATCCCCCGGCGGGCGCCCGGCATTGACGCTGCGCAGGCCCTCCGCGAGGGCGAGGACCTCGCGGTTGCGCCACATCCAGGTCGGGAAGCGCGCGAAGCCGCCGTCCGGGAACGGCGTCTCGGCCGCGCCGCGCAGGTAGCGGTCGATCCCGGCCGCGTCCGGCCAGTCGGCCTCGAACGCGACGATGCGGAAGCCGTGCTCCGCCACCAGCCGCAGCGTCAGGGCGGCGCGCGCCTCGTAGAACTCGCGCGTGCCGTGCGTGGCCTCGCCGAGCAGCACCACCCGCGCCGCCGCGAAGCGGTCCGCGAGGGCGCCGAACCCGGGCTCGCTCGGCGGCGGCAGCGGCACCAGACGCTCCCGCAGGAGCCTGACAAGGTCCGCCTCGGCGGCTGGATCGGCCATGCTTCAACCTCCGGTTGTATCGCGTGGCCGCGCGGGCTCAGGCGAGGAAGCGCCGGAACGCCTCCGCGACGAGCGGGCTCGGCACCGCGTGGCCGCCGCTGAACGGCCGATAGGCGACGTCGTAGCCGTCCCGCGCCAGCGCGCCCGCCACCCGGTCGCCGCAGCGCGCGAAGGGCAGGACCGGGTCCTCCCGCCCGTGCGAGAGGAAGATCCGCGGCGTTCCCTCCCGGCGCGCGGGAGCGCAGAAGCCCGGCGAGAAGGCGAGGACGTCCCCGAACAGGGATCCGTTCGCGAGGCCGAGGGAGAGGGCGTAGGAGGCCCCGTCCGAGAAGCCCGCG
This window harbors:
- a CDS encoding erythromycin esterase family protein, producing the protein MADPAAEADLVRLLRERLVPLPPPSEPGFGALADRFAAARVVLLGEATHGTREFYEARAALTLRLVAEHGFRIVAFEADWPDAAGIDRYLRGAAETPFPDGGFARFPTWMWRNREVLALAEGLRSVNAGRPPGDQVRVRGLDVYSLGASMAAVLDYLDRVDPAAARQARERYGCLSPWHAKPERYGREVMFGAKHPCEDAVAAILRDLQEKRAAYAADDPDSYLDAAQNARIVRAAEQYYRIMYRGSVESWNIRDRHMFDTLQHLMGRHAKAVVWAHNSHIGHAGATAMGWEGEFNIGELAKTAYGEDAVLVGFATDRGTVAAAHDWDEPMEVMTVRPVREDSHEALFRAAGLPRAVLDLREPRAAALREAWAAPRRERAIGVVYRPRTELQSHYFEAVLPDQFDAVLWFEETAAVTPLDRAPPRRGESETYPSGL